One region of Chanodichthys erythropterus isolate Z2021 chromosome 24, ASM2448905v1, whole genome shotgun sequence genomic DNA includes:
- the si:dkeyp-19e1.3 gene encoding USP6 N-terminal-like protein isoform X1: MKKDIDTLIAEERAEIIEKYEKGRQEGVHIKPWEDADYSIYKVTDRFGFLHEEELPTPSAVEEKYKLQEVEREEKWVKMVKKWQKYHNSEKMMKRVYKGIPLKLRGQVWALLLDVENVKRANFRKYEIMKEQAKKYSTEIKQIDLDVNRTFRNHIMFMERFGVKQQALFNVLAAYSVYNTEVSYCQGMSQIAAILLMYMNEEDAFWALSQLLTNQKHAMHGFFIPGFPKLHRFQLHHDQILSKLLPKLRKHLDKEQMSTGIYTTKWFLQCFIDRTPFTLTLRLWDIYILEGEKVLTAMAYTLLKLHKKHLLKMSLEDLREFLQDRIASSFNMSDDVAIDHLQSSMSELRRMKLDLPPPAKGDEFPKITLGEERPIMLLPVIQNESVPLPPAAHNKQTSTKLQAEDTTTHKQSSDKHIPTITSSSPLSKHTQSPSNSSPSQVTPEDSGSTLKNQDSEPVQKNHLLHPEPTPFSTETLSLKGECVSRPMSAESEDWPPPYQTPLTDCSSIHSLNLPELPPPPLPCNEQGVELLPLEEDVPFYLPPPPPPVTQPLDLILEDPSSSPSSYRSYRQLSKFPVNLYVPPSSGDRRPSNTSHYDNLSEEEDQSVERLLEIAATLPQNPNLGLKNTTLPLPSEDAMSLSLPPPSMFFYTPDSSPLPPPPPCIEESNRWVTPDCVFPQPPTGFTDRPLPISSVPCNQVVLNQTEQDTGQPEPPRLPPKKSRPTMLSPVHPDSDFYRMHVPSH; this comes from the exons ATGAAGAAGGACATTGATACGCTAATAGCTGAAGAACGGGCTGAAATCATCGAAAAATATGAGAAG GGCAGGCAGGAGGGTGTGCACATCAAGCCCTGGGAGGATGCGGACTACAGCATCTACAAGGTCACAGACCGTTTCGGTTTCCTGCA TGAAGAGGAACTACCAACACCATCCGCAGTAGAGGAGAAG TACAAACTCCAGGAGGTCGAAAGAGAGGAAAAATGGGTTAAGATGGTGAAAAAGTGGCAAAAGTACCACAACAGTGAAAAG ATGATGAAGCGGGTATACAAGGGGATTCCCTTGAAGCTGCGCGGTCAGGTCTGGGCTCTGCTACTGGATGTGGAAAATGTGAAACGGGCAAACTTCAGGAAATACGAG ATAATGAAGGAACAAGCCAAGAAGTATTCAACAGAAATCAAGCAGATTGATCTTGATGTCAACAGGACCTTTAGAAATCATATCATGTTCATGGAACGCTTTGGGGTCAA ACAGCAAGCCCTGTTCAATGTGCTGGCAGCTTATTCGGTCTACAACACG GAAGTGAGCTACTGTCAGGGGATGAGCCAGATCGCTGCCATTCTGCTCATGTACATGAATGAGGAAGATGCATTCTGGGCCTTATCTCAGctactgaccaatcagaaacaTGCCATGCATG GATTCTTCATCCCAGGTTTTCCCAAACTCCACCGTTTTCAGCTTCATCATGACCAAATACTGTCCAAACTCCTTCCCAAACTCAGGAAACACTTG GATAAGGAACAGATGTCCACTGGTATCTACACAACCAAATGGTTCCTTCAGTGTTTTATTGACAGG ACACCCTTCACACTCACTCTGCGTCTTTGGGACATCTACATATTAGAGGGAGAAAAGGTTCTTACCGCCATGGCCTATACTCTCCTCAAATTGCACAAAA AGCATCTTCTGAAGATGTCTCTGGAGGACCTGAGGGAGTTTCTGCAGGATCGTATTGCTTCCTCCTTCAACATGAGTGATGATGTTGCTATTGATCACCTACAATCGTCTATGTCAGAACTCCGCAGAATGAAGCTTGACCTCCCTCCTCCAG CCAAGGGAGACGAGTTCCCAAAGATAACACTGGGTGAGGAGCGTCCAATAATGCTGCTTCCAGTGATCCAGAATGAATCTGTACCCTTACCACCAGCCGCACACAACAAACAAACCTCAACTAAGCTTCAGGCGGAAGACACCACCACCCACAAGCAGAGCAGCGATAAACACATCCCTACTATTACCTCATCTTCCCCTCTTTCAAAGCACACCCAATCACCTTCCAACTCTTCACCATCACAAGTGACACCTGAAGATTCAGGGTCCACACTGAAGAATCAAGACAGTGAACCTGTACAAAAGAATCATCTACTCCATCCAGAACCTACACCATTTTCGACAGAGACTCTTTCATTGAAGGGTGAATGTGTCAGTAGGCCCATGTCAGCGGAGTCTGAAGATTGGCCTCCTCCATACCAGACACCCCTAACAGATTGTTCCAGTATCCACTCTTTGAATCTCCCAGAATTACCTCCTCCACCTCTTCCCTGCAACGAACAAGGGGTCGAGCTTTTACCTCTAGAAGAGGATGTCCCGTTTTACCTTCCCCCACCTCCACCACCAGTTACCCAACCTTTGGATCTTATCTTAGAAGATCCATCTTCATCTCCTTCTTCGTATAGATCCTATCGGCAGCTAAGCAAGTTCCCCGTCAACCTGTATGTTCCACCATCCTCAGGTGACCGGCGACCTTCCAACACCTCGCATTACGACAACCTCTCGGAAGAGGAAGATCAGTCTGTGGAGAGGTTGTTGGAGATAGCGGCCACATTGCCGCAAAACCCAAACTTGGGCCTCAAGAACACCACCCTTCCCCTTCCCTCAGAAGATGCCatgtctctttctctcccacCCCCATCTATGTTCTTCTACACCCCTGACTCTTCGCCACTCCCTCCACCTCCTCCATGCATTGAGGAGTCAAACCGTTGGGTGACTCCAGACTGCGTTTTCCCCCAACCACCTACAGGCTTCACAGATAGACCCTTACCCATATCTTCAGTCCCATGTAATCAGGTGGTTCTAAACCAGACTGAACAAGATACGGGTCAGCCAGAGCCCCCAAGACTACCGCCCAAAAAATCACGACCCACAATGCTCTCTCCTGTACACCCTGATTCAGACTTCTACCGAATGCATGTTCCAAGTCACTAG
- the si:dkeyp-19e1.3 gene encoding USP6 N-terminal-like protein isoform X2 has translation MDLYKMFVMHASNYMMKRVYKGIPLKLRGQVWALLLDVENVKRANFRKYEIMKEQAKKYSTEIKQIDLDVNRTFRNHIMFMERFGVKQQALFNVLAAYSVYNTEVSYCQGMSQIAAILLMYMNEEDAFWALSQLLTNQKHAMHGFFIPGFPKLHRFQLHHDQILSKLLPKLRKHLDKEQMSTGIYTTKWFLQCFIDRTPFTLTLRLWDIYILEGEKVLTAMAYTLLKLHKKHLLKMSLEDLREFLQDRIASSFNMSDDVAIDHLQSSMSELRRMKLDLPPPAKGDEFPKITLGEERPIMLLPVIQNESVPLPPAAHNKQTSTKLQAEDTTTHKQSSDKHIPTITSSSPLSKHTQSPSNSSPSQVTPEDSGSTLKNQDSEPVQKNHLLHPEPTPFSTETLSLKGECVSRPMSAESEDWPPPYQTPLTDCSSIHSLNLPELPPPPLPCNEQGVELLPLEEDVPFYLPPPPPPVTQPLDLILEDPSSSPSSYRSYRQLSKFPVNLYVPPSSGDRRPSNTSHYDNLSEEEDQSVERLLEIAATLPQNPNLGLKNTTLPLPSEDAMSLSLPPPSMFFYTPDSSPLPPPPPCIEESNRWVTPDCVFPQPPTGFTDRPLPISSVPCNQVVLNQTEQDTGQPEPPRLPPKKSRPTMLSPVHPDSDFYRMHVPSH, from the exons atggatctttacaagatgttcgtcatgcatgcttcgaattat ATGATGAAGCGGGTATACAAGGGGATTCCCTTGAAGCTGCGCGGTCAGGTCTGGGCTCTGCTACTGGATGTGGAAAATGTGAAACGGGCAAACTTCAGGAAATACGAG ATAATGAAGGAACAAGCCAAGAAGTATTCAACAGAAATCAAGCAGATTGATCTTGATGTCAACAGGACCTTTAGAAATCATATCATGTTCATGGAACGCTTTGGGGTCAA ACAGCAAGCCCTGTTCAATGTGCTGGCAGCTTATTCGGTCTACAACACG GAAGTGAGCTACTGTCAGGGGATGAGCCAGATCGCTGCCATTCTGCTCATGTACATGAATGAGGAAGATGCATTCTGGGCCTTATCTCAGctactgaccaatcagaaacaTGCCATGCATG GATTCTTCATCCCAGGTTTTCCCAAACTCCACCGTTTTCAGCTTCATCATGACCAAATACTGTCCAAACTCCTTCCCAAACTCAGGAAACACTTG GATAAGGAACAGATGTCCACTGGTATCTACACAACCAAATGGTTCCTTCAGTGTTTTATTGACAGG ACACCCTTCACACTCACTCTGCGTCTTTGGGACATCTACATATTAGAGGGAGAAAAGGTTCTTACCGCCATGGCCTATACTCTCCTCAAATTGCACAAAA AGCATCTTCTGAAGATGTCTCTGGAGGACCTGAGGGAGTTTCTGCAGGATCGTATTGCTTCCTCCTTCAACATGAGTGATGATGTTGCTATTGATCACCTACAATCGTCTATGTCAGAACTCCGCAGAATGAAGCTTGACCTCCCTCCTCCAG CCAAGGGAGACGAGTTCCCAAAGATAACACTGGGTGAGGAGCGTCCAATAATGCTGCTTCCAGTGATCCAGAATGAATCTGTACCCTTACCACCAGCCGCACACAACAAACAAACCTCAACTAAGCTTCAGGCGGAAGACACCACCACCCACAAGCAGAGCAGCGATAAACACATCCCTACTATTACCTCATCTTCCCCTCTTTCAAAGCACACCCAATCACCTTCCAACTCTTCACCATCACAAGTGACACCTGAAGATTCAGGGTCCACACTGAAGAATCAAGACAGTGAACCTGTACAAAAGAATCATCTACTCCATCCAGAACCTACACCATTTTCGACAGAGACTCTTTCATTGAAGGGTGAATGTGTCAGTAGGCCCATGTCAGCGGAGTCTGAAGATTGGCCTCCTCCATACCAGACACCCCTAACAGATTGTTCCAGTATCCACTCTTTGAATCTCCCAGAATTACCTCCTCCACCTCTTCCCTGCAACGAACAAGGGGTCGAGCTTTTACCTCTAGAAGAGGATGTCCCGTTTTACCTTCCCCCACCTCCACCACCAGTTACCCAACCTTTGGATCTTATCTTAGAAGATCCATCTTCATCTCCTTCTTCGTATAGATCCTATCGGCAGCTAAGCAAGTTCCCCGTCAACCTGTATGTTCCACCATCCTCAGGTGACCGGCGACCTTCCAACACCTCGCATTACGACAACCTCTCGGAAGAGGAAGATCAGTCTGTGGAGAGGTTGTTGGAGATAGCGGCCACATTGCCGCAAAACCCAAACTTGGGCCTCAAGAACACCACCCTTCCCCTTCCCTCAGAAGATGCCatgtctctttctctcccacCCCCATCTATGTTCTTCTACACCCCTGACTCTTCGCCACTCCCTCCACCTCCTCCATGCATTGAGGAGTCAAACCGTTGGGTGACTCCAGACTGCGTTTTCCCCCAACCACCTACAGGCTTCACAGATAGACCCTTACCCATATCTTCAGTCCCATGTAATCAGGTGGTTCTAAACCAGACTGAACAAGATACGGGTCAGCCAGAGCCCCCAAGACTACCGCCCAAAAAATCACGACCCACAATGCTCTCTCCTGTACACCCTGATTCAGACTTCTACCGAATGCATGTTCCAAGTCACTAG